AGAGGAGGGCGCTGCCTGCGGCCAGATTGAAGGCGGGTCCGGCGATAGAGATCCAAAGGTCGTCGCGCGGAGCGGGCCGGCGAGCCATGCGAGCGACGCCGCCGACCGGGTACATGACTATGGCGCTAGTGCCGATACCGCGGTGGCGGGCCACCAGGGCATGCGCCAGTTCGTGCAACAGGATGGAGACGAAGATCGCCACCAGGAAGAGAGCCGTCTCCGCCCACTCCGGTTCGCCGCCGAGAATCCCCGCCGCGAGCAGCGCGAGGCCCACGAAAAACGTGAAGTGAAAGCGCACCGGAACACCGGCCATCTTGAGCTGGCCATAAGTTCCGGGAGTGCCCGCGCCCGCGCGATCCGGGGGCATGTGGTCCATGAATGTACAGGATAGCGCGGGTGCGGACGACGGCTCTTGTGAAACTCGCGCAAAACGGACTCGCTCCGGCTTGGACACACCGCGAGTTTCTGCTGGTTTGGCGCCGCGCCGGAGCGGCCTCTGCGCTTCTACGCTCGAGCGGCCAGCACCTGCGGCTGTGTTCCGCCCGGAACAGGCTGCGCGTTGAACTTGACGGAGACCAGGCGCGAGACTCCTGGTTCCTGCATCGTGACGCCGTAGAGCGCCTGCGCCGCCTCCATGGTTCGCTTGGCGTGTGTGATGATGACGAACTGGGTCTGTTCGGACATATCCTTCAACAGGCCCATGAGCCGCTGAATGTTGGGCTCGTCGAGCGGTGCGTCGACTTCGTCGAGGATGCAGAACGGGCTCGGGGTGTAGCGGAAGATCGCCATGAGCAGGGAAAGCGCCGTGAGGGCCTTCTCACCGCCCGACAGCAGCAGGACGTTTTGCAGACGCTTACCCGGAGGCGAAGCGACGATGTCGATTCCGGATTCATTCAGGTTGTTCTCGTCGGTGAGACGCATCTCCGCCATCCCGCCACCGAACAGTTTCGTGAACGTTTCCGAGAAGTTCTTGTTGACGACGGCGAAGGCGTCGGCGAACCGGCGGCGCGATTCGGCATCGATCTCTTGAATCGCCTTTTCGGTGTCGCGAATCGAGTCGAGCAGATCCTGCCGCTGCGTATTCAGGAAGTCGTAGCGCTGCTGGGCCTCTTCGTACTCCTGGAGGGCGTCGGCGTTCACGGGGCCAAGATTTTCGATCTTGGTTTTGAGCGTCTGGTATTTCTCCTCGGCTTCGAGCAGAGCAATCTCATCCATCTCGCCCGTTTCCGCCGACGCGAGTTCCTCGAGCGGGATCTTGAGTTCCTTCTGGCAGGTCTCATCAAGGTACCTGCGTTCGGCGCGGCGCTCGACGAGCGAGAGCTCAATCTGCGATCGGCGTTCCTGCACCGCCTGTGCCTCGGCGCGGCCGGCCTTTACTTCCTCTTCCACCGCCGCGAGGCGCTCGCGAGACTCGTGCTCCTGCCGAGCCAGTTCGGCCACCTGCGTCTCGACCTTGCCGATCTCTTCGGTGAGCCGAGCAGCGGCTTCGTCGAGCGTGACGTTGTCGGCGAGCAGGCGAGCCCTGGCGGCGCCGAGGTTCTCGATCATTGAGGCGATCTCAGCGCGGCGGCGGGTGAGGTCTGAAATCTGCGATTCAAGCCGGAGTTGCGCGTTCTTCTCGGCCCGGCGGCGCTCCTCCACCTCGGCCATCTGGACGCGAAGAACCGAATGCTCCTCGCCGAGCCCGGCTACCTGATGCTGGATCTCCTCGAGCAGGTGGCGCGCTTCGGCGAGCGATTCCTCCTGCGCGACGTGGGCCGATTCCTTCTCCTCAACCAGCCGGAGGCTTTCGGCGCGACGCGCCTCGGCCCGTTCGCCTTCCTTGGCGAGCCGGTCCAGTTCGAGGCGCGAGACAGAAATCCGCGATTGTGCGCGGGAGAACTCTTCGGCCAGCCGGCGGACCTCATGGTCAAGCGCCAGCACCTCGCGCTCCTCGCCCTGTTGTCGCGAGCGGACGTGCTCGAGTTCCTGCGAAAGCGAAGCGATGCCGGTTTCGAGCTCCTCCAGTCGCGCTGTGGCTTCGTCGAGCTCGCCCTGCCGGGCCGTCCATTGGGTGTTCAGCTCGCGGAGTTCCCGCTTCAGGGCAAGGGGACCCGAACCGGTTTTACGGCCGCCGCTGACCGCGTGGCCATGGTAACAGACGCCGTCGGGAAGCAGGAAGTAGAAATCGGGGTATTGGCGAGCCAGGCGCTGAGCGGCCGGACGGTCGGCGGCCAGGAAACAGCGGGCCAGGCGCGGTAGCAGCGCCGCAGGGGCCTGTGTGAGTCCGTTGGTCAGACGAAGAACGTCGCTCAGGCGGGAGACGATGCCCGTCTCGGGACCGATCGCGGGCTCGTTGGGAGGAGGGGCGGCGAAGGGGTCGCCCGGTTCGGGGTGGATGAGAAAGGAGACGCGGCCGTCGAGGTCGGTCCGCATCAGGTCGATACCCACCTCGGCCTGCTCCCAGCTCTTCACGAGAACGTACTCCAGTTCGTCGTGGAGGAACTCTTCGGCGGCCTTTTCGTGGGCGGTATCCACTTCCACGAAGTCGGCGAGAACGCCGAGCGGCCGCAGGTCGTGCGCCTGGCCCTGTTCGAACGCGGTGAAGAGACGTTTCACCGATTCGGTGGTATACGCCCGGTGGGAAAGAATTTCCTCGAGCGAATCACGGCGCGCCTTGAGGCGGGAGGTTTCGTTGCGCGCGGCATCGAGAACGCGGCGCGTTTCGGCCGCACCGGCCTTCTGGGTTTGCAGCTCTTCTTCCACGCGGCGGCGTCGATCAGCGAGGGATTCGAGCTCGGTCTGGCGCGACGCCAGTTTCCCGGAGATCTCGCCTTTGGTGGCTTCCAGCCGCTCAAGATCGGCGGCGGCCATCTGTTCTTCGCGCTGGAGGCGCCCGCGGTCGCGCTCGATCGACTGGAAGTGCCCCTCCATCTGCGCGAGCTGGTTCTTGAGCGAGGAAACCTCGCCGAGGATGCGGAGAGCCGCCTGACGGCCGCTTTCGATGGTCTGCTGGCGCTCGCGGAGGCCGGCCTGGAGTTCGTCGCGCTCGCGGGATTTTTCCTCGAGCCGCTCCCGGGCGGCGGCGGCTTGCTCCTCGAGCTCGGCCAGCCGGGTGGCGTGGGTCTGGATCTCCTCGGTGAGCTGCGCCTGGCGCAGTTCGAGGGACTGGCCGTCGGTCTCGCCCTGCGTGAGGCGGCTTTCGATGGAGGCGATTTCCCTGCCCTGGCTTTCCACGCGCCCACGAGTTCGTTCGTTCTCAACACGGAGTTGGGCGAGCTTCTCCCTCGTGGAAGTGAGTTCGGCTTCCACGGCGTAGCCGCGCTCGAGCAGTTGGTGCTGCTGCTGCTCCTTCTCCGCCACCTGGGCGGCGATCTCCTGATATTCGCCGTTCGCCTTGTTCAGTTCCAGGGCGATCTTCGTGGTTTCACGCTCCAGCAGGCGGTGCTTGCCGGCAAGCATCAGCCGCAACTGGATCACGAGATCGTCGTGGAGTTCCTGGTATCGCTTGGCCTTGGCGGCCTGCCGCTTCAAGGAGTTCGCCTGGCGGCCGACTTCTTCGAGAATGTCGAACACGCGTGAGAGGTTCTGCTTGGCGCTCTCGAGCTTCGCTTCCGCCAGTCGGCGCTTGGTTTTGAACTTGCTGATGCCGGCCGCTTCTTCGATCACGGCTCGCCGGTCGTGCGGCTTGGAGCTGAGCAGTTGGCCGATGCGGCCCTGTTCGATGATGGCGTAGCTCTCCGGTCCAAGGCCGGTCCCCATGAACAAATCCTGGATGTCACGGAGGCGGGCGAGGCGCCCGTCGATAAGGTACTCGCTGTTACCGTCCCGGTAGAGGCGGCGCGTGATCGTCACATCATGCGACGCATGATGTGAGGCGCCGTTCTTGTTGACGCCATTCGCCTTTTTTGCATGGCCGTCTCCGTTGTGAGTGACCTCGCCATTCTGCTCGGCGGCGGATTTTTCGCTCTCGGCCGCCTGCGCGGCCCTTTCGGCGAGTTGGCCGAACATCATGCCGTCCGGATCGTGGAGGGTCATGGTGACCTGCGCCATGCTCAGCGGCTTGCGGTCTCGCGTGCCGGCGAAGATCACGTCCTCCATGCGCGAGCCGCGGAGGCTCTTGGCGGACTGTTCGCCGAGCACCCAACTAATGGCGTCGCTCAGGTTGGACTTGCCGCAACCGTTCGGGCCGACCACGGCGGCGATGCCCGTGCCGGCGAACTTCATTTCGGTACGGTCGCAAAACGACTTGAATCCTTGGATCTCTACACGCTTGAGGTGCAACACGGGGCGAAGATGCCTCCCGGAAGAGTCAATTTAAGCCGGGGCTACCGGCTTCGGGGGAGTGATCCCATAGTACCCCGAGCTTGAGCCAAAGTAAAGCAGGTTCACCACATCAGACTGTGCCGGTTGAAGAAATACTACAACCGATAGTGCATCGATTCCCTAGTCGACCCCAAGGTACGGATTGTACGTATAGTCGGTGGAGGGTTGCTCGCCGGGGGGAAACTGGACATCGCGGCCCACGGCGTAGGCCGGATCGAGTCCCCACTGGCCCGTGTTGAGGACGTTTTTCTTGCGCGTGTTGTTGTCGTGCCAGCCCCAGAAGGGCTTGGCTTTGTTCGAGGACTGCTTCCGGCCGAGGAACGTGCTGCCGATGCGCTGGCCTCGCCCGGCCGGGCGGCCACCGAACGGCTGATAGACGTAGTACTCGTCGAAAGTGCGTTCACCCCACTGCCCCTCGACGGCCTTTGACCACCACTGATCCTTGATCGAGAGCAGCTCGTAGCCGACCAGCCGGTCGTTGGCGTGGCGCGGGCGCTCAGCCACTCCTTTATATATGAACGTTATGCCCGTGCTTTTGGTGAATTTATCATCGCGGACAGAATACGCGGCGTGGGAGCTCGCCGTGCCATAGATGCCGTGGCCGCCGGACTCGATGAAGACGATCGGGTGGTGCCCGTCGTGGAACTCGATGGCGCCGTCCACGTTGTGGACACCGCCGCGAATCCGGCCATCGGCGACGAACGAATAGACGTTGTTGTGGGCAAGTGTCTCCATCACCTCGAGCTTGCCGAACTCGGAGCCGTCCTTGCGCACGGTGAGGATCAGGCCCTCGTTGTCGTTTTCGTGGCACGAGCCCGCGACGCATTTGTCGGAGTAGTCCCGGGGGTGGAAAACGTTGTAGATCAGAAACCAGTGGGTCGGGGTCTCCATGGCGGCGTAGTGGACGTAGGCCTGGGAAGAGCCCTTGTCGAGATCGTCCCAGTTATCGTCGCCGTTCCAGTCGCCGTCGAAATCGAAACGGGCGGGCATATCGGATTTCGGTTGCCACCAAGTCTCCTGGGCGAGCATGGGCGCCCAGAACTCGGCGATCATTCGATAAGGATCGTTGCTGGCGGGCTCCGGACCAAAGTTGGTTTGTTCGGCGGGGCGGAGCGACGGGGCGTCATTGGCGACTTCGATGGTGATACGGCCGGTCTGGCTGTCGACCTTGGCTTCAACCTCGTACTTGCCCGGCGTTTCGGGCGCGGTATAGACGAAGGCGTCCTGGAGCACGTAGTCCTTGGTGAGCGCACCAAAGATGGAGCCGAACCGGGAGGAGGATTCCTGGTAGAAGGACTCCTGCTCGGAGCCTTGATACTTGAACGGCTTGGAGACCCAGCCCCCATTGGCGGCAACGACGGTCATCGTCGCGTTGCCGCGCTGGAGACGAACCTTCTCCGTAGCTCCGCCGTCTTTGGTAATAGTGCCGTAGGCACGGACCTGGAGCGTGATCGATTCGAACGGGCGCACGCGAAGGCTTGGGTCGGCGTAGATGCGAACTTCGGAGACAGGCAACTGGGCGAAGGCGAGTCCCGACGAAAGGGCGAGGGCGACAAACTGGAATCGCATACCTCTGATTGTGGAAAAAACGAGGCCGCGCCGCAAGGCGATCACCGGCCGTTGACGCTGTTTCACGTGGAAGGTTGTGCCCACGGCGCTGGGCGCCGCAAGATTTCGGGGCGCGGTTCCAGTGGACAACCAAGTTAGCGATTGCTATACTAGCAGTCACTAGGCTAGTATCCACTAATGGTAGCATCTCCCACCCGACATCGTCTCCCAGCCGCGCAGCGTCGCGCGGCCATCGTCGACGCCGCCATGGACCTTTTTTCGAAGAACGGCTTCCGGGGCACAACCACCAAGCAACTCGCCGCCGCGTGCGGCATCAGTGAGCCTGTGCTTTATCAGCATTTCGAAACCAAGCAGGCGCTCTACGACGCGATTATCGAAGGCAACTGCGACGGCGAAGCCGATCAGTTGATCCGGCAGATGGAGGAGATGGCGGCTGGCGACGACAGCCGGATGTTCTTCGGTGCACTGGCCAGCGGCTTCCTGGACTTTTACCTGGACGACCCTAGATTCGCCCGGCTTCTGATGTTCTCCAATCTCGAGGGTCACGAACTCGCGGAACGCTTCTACGAGAAGCGCGTAGCGATTTTCTACGGTTGGGTGACCCGGCATCTGGAGCGGCAGATGGCGGCGGGACGGATGAAGAAAGTAAACCCGCTGGTGGCGGCGCGGGCGTTTGCCGGAATGATCGCCCATCAGGGCATGATCTACGCCATTTACTGTCCGGGCGAGTTGCCCGTACCTCGCAATGAAGTGGTGGAAACTGTAGTCGATCTTTTCTTAGGTGGAATACAAGCATGAGCAGGATCGGAAATTCGATCGGGATTGCAACGGTTGTTTTCCTGGCGGGGTGTTCCGGCGATACGCCGGCCCCGGCGGCCAAGAGCGAGGCGGCATCGAAGCCGGCCCCGGTGGCGGTGCAGACCGCCGTGGCCGCCCAGAAGCCGGTGAGCCGCGCCGTGCACGTCATCGGGACGCTGTACCCGGATGAGGCGGTGACGATGTCGGCCGAGGTGGCCGGGCGGGTGGCTACCATCCATACCGATTTCGGCCAGCACGTCGCCAAAGGCGCGGTGATCGCCGAACTGGACAAGACGGAGTTCCAGCTTCAACTCGAGCGGAGCAAAGCGTCACTGGCGCAGGCGTTGGCGCGCCTGGGGCTCTCGCCGGACCAGGAGAACTCGATGCCCGATTCGACGCCGGCGATTCGGCAGGCACGCTCGCAGTATCAGGACGCGCAATCGAAGTACGAGAGCGGCAGGAAACTGGTGGAGACGGGCGACATCGCGCGGGAGCGGTTCACCGAACTCGAGCATGCGCTGAACAGCCGGAAGGCTGCGGTTGAGTCCGCCGAGTACGAACTGCGGACCCAGTTGGCCACGGTGCAGGCGTTGAAGGCGGAGAGGGACCTGGCGGCGAAGCGGCTCCGCGATTCGACCGTGCGGGCGCCCTTCGACGGCGAAGTGACCGAACGTCTGGTGTCTCCCGGCCAGTACATCAAGGACAACACACCGATCCTGAAGCTGGTGAAGAGCTGGCCGTTGCGTTTGCGGCTGCTCGTACCGGAGACGGCGGCGGGAGCCGTGCGGCCCGGCGCACGGATCGATTTTACGGCCGAGGCGGTTCCCGGCCGGACTTTCACCGCGACGGTGACGCGCGTAGACCCGGCGCTCAACGAGCAATCGCGGTCGTTGACGGCGGAAGCGCGCATCTCCGGCGGCGAGGGAGCGCTGAAACCGGGGATGTTCGTCGAAGCGGACCTGGTAATCGCGCACGGCGAACTGGTGACCGTGATTCCGAACGCAGCGGTGTACACCATTGCCGGGTTGAGCAAGGCTTTCGTCATTCGCGACGGAAAGGCAAACGAAATCCGGTTCCAGCCGGGCCAGGAAGTAGAAGGCTGGACCGAAGTCTCCGGCGGAACGATCGCGGAGGGCGCGGCGGTAGCGGTCAGCAATTTGCCGTTGCTTTCCGATGGCGCCGCTGTGAGCGCGAGGTAACAAAGTCATGCAGAAACTGGCGCGAATCTGCGTCGAGCGCCCGGTGTTCGCCACGATGCTGGTTCTCTTCCTCGTGGTGCTCGGGCT
This DNA window, taken from Bryobacteraceae bacterium, encodes the following:
- the smc gene encoding chromosome segregation protein SMC, whose product is MLHLKRVEIQGFKSFCDRTEMKFAGTGIAAVVGPNGCGKSNLSDAISWVLGEQSAKSLRGSRMEDVIFAGTRDRKPLSMAQVTMTLHDPDGMMFGQLAERAAQAAESEKSAAEQNGEVTHNGDGHAKKANGVNKNGASHHASHDVTITRRLYRDGNSEYLIDGRLARLRDIQDLFMGTGLGPESYAIIEQGRIGQLLSSKPHDRRAVIEEAAGISKFKTKRRLAEAKLESAKQNLSRVFDILEEVGRQANSLKRQAAKAKRYQELHDDLVIQLRLMLAGKHRLLERETTKIALELNKANGEYQEIAAQVAEKEQQQHQLLERGYAVEAELTSTREKLAQLRVENERTRGRVESQGREIASIESRLTQGETDGQSLELRQAQLTEEIQTHATRLAELEEQAAAARERLEEKSRERDELQAGLRERQQTIESGRQAALRILGEVSSLKNQLAQMEGHFQSIERDRGRLQREEQMAAADLERLEATKGEISGKLASRQTELESLADRRRRVEEELQTQKAGAAETRRVLDAARNETSRLKARRDSLEEILSHRAYTTESVKRLFTAFEQGQAHDLRPLGVLADFVEVDTAHEKAAEEFLHDELEYVLVKSWEQAEVGIDLMRTDLDGRVSFLIHPEPGDPFAAPPPNEPAIGPETGIVSRLSDVLRLTNGLTQAPAALLPRLARCFLAADRPAAQRLARQYPDFYFLLPDGVCYHGHAVSGGRKTGSGPLALKRELRELNTQWTARQGELDEATARLEELETGIASLSQELEHVRSRQQGEEREVLALDHEVRRLAEEFSRAQSRISVSRLELDRLAKEGERAEARRAESLRLVEEKESAHVAQEESLAEARHLLEEIQHQVAGLGEEHSVLRVQMAEVEERRRAEKNAQLRLESQISDLTRRRAEIASMIENLGAARARLLADNVTLDEAAARLTEEIGKVETQVAELARQEHESRERLAAVEEEVKAGRAEAQAVQERRSQIELSLVERRAERRYLDETCQKELKIPLEELASAETGEMDEIALLEAEEKYQTLKTKIENLGPVNADALQEYEEAQQRYDFLNTQRQDLLDSIRDTEKAIQEIDAESRRRFADAFAVVNKNFSETFTKLFGGGMAEMRLTDENNLNESGIDIVASPPGKRLQNVLLLSGGEKALTALSLLMAIFRYTPSPFCILDEVDAPLDEPNIQRLMGLLKDMSEQTQFVIITHAKRTMEAAQALYGVTMQEPGVSRLVSVKFNAQPVPGGTQPQVLAARA
- a CDS encoding TetR/AcrR family transcriptional regulator — translated: MVASPTRHRLPAAQRRAAIVDAAMDLFSKNGFRGTTTKQLAAACGISEPVLYQHFETKQALYDAIIEGNCDGEADQLIRQMEEMAAGDDSRMFFGALASGFLDFYLDDPRFARLLMFSNLEGHELAERFYEKRVAIFYGWVTRHLERQMAAGRMKKVNPLVAARAFAGMIAHQGMIYAIYCPGELPVPRNEVVETVVDLFLGGIQA
- a CDS encoding efflux RND transporter periplasmic adaptor subunit; translated protein: MSRIGNSIGIATVVFLAGCSGDTPAPAAKSEAASKPAPVAVQTAVAAQKPVSRAVHVIGTLYPDEAVTMSAEVAGRVATIHTDFGQHVAKGAVIAELDKTEFQLQLERSKASLAQALARLGLSPDQENSMPDSTPAIRQARSQYQDAQSKYESGRKLVETGDIARERFTELEHALNSRKAAVESAEYELRTQLATVQALKAERDLAAKRLRDSTVRAPFDGEVTERLVSPGQYIKDNTPILKLVKSWPLRLRLLVPETAAGAVRPGARIDFTAEAVPGRTFTATVTRVDPALNEQSRSLTAEARISGGEGALKPGMFVEADLVIAHGELVTVIPNAAVYTIAGLSKAFVIRDGKANEIRFQPGQEVEGWTEVSGGTIAEGAAVAVSNLPLLSDGAAVSAR